Proteins co-encoded in one Pseudorhizobium banfieldiae genomic window:
- a CDS encoding transglutaminase-like cysteine peptidase has protein sequence MMTGRKLSVAIATALFALIAAPNSFAMPLGMQVIGKANPPIGHYEFCRVYASECGPASHDPGPMTLTQDRWRTMLDINYTVNTAIQPLTDHEIYGVEERWAYPRSVGDCEDFVLLKRKMLMAKGFDPSDLLITVVLQPNGEGHAVLTVRTDRGDFVLDNMRNTVLLWSDTEYTFLKRQAADHAGRWVKLQDGRATAVSSVSR, from the coding sequence ATCATGACCGGCAGAAAACTCAGTGTCGCCATCGCCACCGCTCTTTTCGCGCTGATCGCAGCACCGAATTCATTTGCTATGCCGCTTGGCATGCAGGTTATCGGCAAGGCCAATCCGCCTATCGGCCACTACGAGTTCTGCCGCGTCTATGCCAGCGAATGCGGGCCTGCATCGCACGACCCCGGTCCCATGACCCTCACCCAGGACCGGTGGCGGACGATGCTCGACATCAACTATACCGTCAACACGGCAATCCAGCCTCTGACCGACCATGAGATCTATGGGGTCGAAGAGCGCTGGGCCTATCCGCGTAGCGTCGGCGATTGCGAAGACTTCGTTCTGCTGAAGCGAAAGATGCTGATGGCGAAGGGATTTGACCCGTCCGACCTGCTGATCACCGTCGTCTTGCAGCCGAACGGCGAAGGGCACGCCGTCCTCACGGTCCGTACCGACCGCGGCGACTTCGTGCTCGACAACATGCGCAACACCGTCCTTCTCTGGTCGGACACGGAGTACACATTCCTGAAGCGCCAGGCCGCCGATCACGCGGGTCGCTGGGTGAAGCTGCAGGACGGGCGTGCGACCGCAGTATCGAGCGTTTCCCGCTAA
- a CDS encoding PilZ domain-containing protein, producing the protein MYSQQTPHNVGQRQPPPARAFQRVTVNVEGRLMLADHEEYPCTATEMSPGDVEFSCFGRPRINERVIAYLDHLGRIEGVVNEVGTNGFSVVINATDRKREKLAAQLTWIANKHELGLPEDRRHDRLTPRKSATELFLEDGTRYSCRLVDLSLSGAAIDVEIRPPLGTPVRLGSMRGRVVRHFMEGVAIEFASVQSRESLREFL; encoded by the coding sequence ATGTATTCACAGCAGACACCTCACAACGTGGGCCAGAGACAGCCGCCCCCAGCGCGTGCGTTTCAGCGTGTCACGGTCAATGTCGAGGGCAGGCTCATGCTGGCCGACCATGAGGAATACCCCTGCACGGCGACCGAGATGTCTCCCGGAGACGTCGAATTCTCCTGCTTCGGCCGCCCAAGGATCAACGAGCGGGTGATCGCTTACCTCGACCACCTGGGGCGAATCGAAGGGGTGGTGAATGAGGTCGGGACCAACGGCTTCTCGGTGGTCATCAATGCAACGGACCGCAAGCGCGAGAAACTTGCGGCACAGTTGACCTGGATCGCAAACAAGCATGAGCTGGGTCTTCCCGAGGATCGTCGCCACGACCGTCTCACGCCGAGGAAGTCCGCAACCGAGCTCTTCCTCGAGGATGGAACCCGCTACAGCTGCCGCCTCGTGGACCTTTCCTTGTCCGGTGCGGCGATCGATGTCGAGATCCGCCCGCCGCTCGGGACGCCAGTGCGCCTCGGAAGCATGCGTGGACGCGTCGTGCGGCATTTCATGGAAGGTGTCGCGATCGAGTTCGCCAGTGTGCAATCACGGGAGTCTCTGCGCGAGTTCCTGTAA
- a CDS encoding rhomboid family intramembrane serine protease, translating into MDRQNQVDDNGDAEYRPERQPVFNLPRILVLTILLLVALYLVEAFLLDEEAIGAFMFYMAFTPLRYVYPLAEQGPEWFTTPVTYSLLHGSIEHLAFNILWLTAFGAPVVRRIGPVRYLVFWVLSAAAAAFFHAALHWGEQTVLIGASGVVSALMGAACRFAFPVRGGFNRTYGHLYPRQSILGALRNRTVAVFVGIWFAGNMLIAIGLPLVGQGAGQIAWDAHIGGFLFGYLLFALFDPLPSARH; encoded by the coding sequence ATGGATCGGCAGAACCAGGTGGACGACAACGGCGACGCGGAATACCGGCCAGAGCGCCAGCCCGTTTTCAACCTGCCGCGCATCCTCGTGCTGACGATCCTGCTGCTCGTGGCGCTTTATCTCGTGGAGGCATTCCTCTTGGACGAGGAGGCGATTGGCGCCTTCATGTTCTACATGGCCTTTACTCCATTGCGATATGTCTATCCGCTGGCCGAGCAAGGGCCGGAGTGGTTCACCACGCCTGTGACCTATTCGCTGCTCCACGGGAGCATCGAGCACCTCGCCTTCAACATTCTGTGGCTGACAGCCTTCGGAGCGCCTGTGGTGCGCCGGATCGGACCGGTGAGATACCTGGTCTTCTGGGTACTCTCCGCTGCTGCTGCCGCATTCTTCCATGCGGCCCTCCATTGGGGCGAGCAAACGGTACTGATCGGAGCGTCAGGTGTGGTGTCCGCCTTGATGGGGGCGGCATGTCGCTTCGCCTTTCCCGTCCGTGGCGGCTTCAACCGCACGTATGGACATCTCTATCCACGACAGTCGATCCTGGGTGCATTGCGAAACCGGACGGTCGCCGTCTTCGTCGGCATATGGTTCGCCGGCAACATGCTGATCGCAATCGGGCTGCCGCTGGTGGGGCAAGGTGCGGGTCAGATCGCCTGGGACGCGCATATCGGCGGCTTCCTCTTCGGTTACCTGTTGTTTGCGCTCTTCGACCCGCTTCCGTCCGCCCGCCATTGA
- a CDS encoding CBS domain-containing protein — MAIVVKNMLDAKGRDVVTVSPDKSLLQVAEILHERKIGALVVTGVDGRIAGIFTERDMVRALAEKGAAILDQPVSSVMTVNVQTCREETTVNALMEMMSSGRFRHVPVEDGGRLAGIISIGDVVKSRIREVEMEAEEIKAYIAG; from the coding sequence ATGGCCATCGTCGTCAAGAACATGCTGGACGCCAAGGGGCGAGATGTTGTCACAGTCAGCCCGGACAAGTCGCTTCTGCAGGTCGCGGAAATTCTTCACGAAAGAAAGATTGGTGCGCTCGTCGTGACGGGCGTCGACGGGCGCATTGCCGGTATCTTCACCGAGCGCGATATGGTGCGCGCACTGGCCGAAAAGGGAGCGGCGATCCTCGATCAGCCCGTCTCCTCGGTGATGACTGTGAACGTGCAGACATGCCGGGAGGAAACGACGGTCAACGCGCTGATGGAGATGATGAGCAGCGGGCGGTTCCGCCACGTGCCGGTAGAAGACGGCGGCCGGCTTGCAGGTATCATCTCGATCGGCGACGTCGTGAAGTCGCGCATACGCGAGGTGGAAATGGAGGCGGAAGAGATCAAGGCCTACATCGCCGGCTGA